In the Thermodesulfovibrio yellowstonii DSM 11347 genome, one interval contains:
- the pilB gene encoding type IV-A pilus assembly ATPase PilB, with amino-acid sequence MGIVGITSLGQYLVKKGVITEGQLLNALKLQKSEGIRIGAALIKLGYITEDQLVYALSDIYGYPLISLSQTEIDINAFKLIPEEVIKKYKIVPFAKTGNTIKVAICEPLNTVVDYIKFLLTGFNLKIYLTKDSEILKVIDKFISIGNNTQTTETVAELVESALVDAVPSEYIEAKEDSVKVEAPIIKLANKIIIDALKMRASDIHIEPYEKGVNVRYRIDGVLHNSLNLPLQIKSSLITRFKIMAHLDISERRLPQDGRIKLKISGKEVDFRVSTLPIIYGEKVVLRVLEKSSLQLDLTKLGFEEISLKFFSEALAKPYGMILVTGPTGSGKTTTLYSALMKLNKPGVNIMTVEDPVEYSFPGINQVQVKEDIGLTFASALRAFLRQDPDIIMVGEIRDFETAEIAVKAALTGHLVLSTLHTNDAASTITRLINMGIEPFLISSSLILIIAQRLVRKLCSHCKKEEKYSKENLIKIGFPEDLTEQIKIYSPQGCPECNNTGYSGRIALYEVMPIKEEIKELILTGAPATEIKKEAVKLGMITLRQSGINKIIQGITSVDEVMKITFED; translated from the coding sequence ATTTAGTCAAAAAAGGAGTGATTACAGAAGGGCAACTCCTTAATGCTTTAAAACTTCAAAAATCTGAAGGGATAAGAATTGGTGCTGCTCTAATAAAATTAGGATATATTACTGAAGATCAACTTGTTTATGCATTGAGTGATATATACGGTTATCCATTAATTAGTTTATCCCAAACAGAAATTGATATAAATGCTTTTAAATTAATCCCAGAAGAGGTTATAAAAAAATATAAAATTGTTCCATTTGCTAAAACAGGCAATACTATAAAAGTAGCGATATGTGAACCCTTAAATACAGTCGTTGACTATATAAAATTTTTATTAACAGGATTTAATCTAAAAATATATCTTACAAAAGACTCTGAAATTCTAAAAGTAATAGATAAGTTTATATCAATTGGAAACAATACTCAAACAACAGAAACCGTTGCAGAGCTTGTAGAGAGCGCTCTTGTTGATGCTGTTCCTTCAGAGTATATTGAGGCAAAAGAAGATAGTGTCAAAGTAGAAGCTCCCATTATAAAACTGGCTAATAAGATAATTATAGATGCTTTAAAAATGAGAGCAAGTGATATTCACATTGAACCTTATGAAAAAGGAGTTAATGTGAGATATAGAATAGACGGGGTTCTTCACAACAGTTTAAATCTTCCGCTTCAGATAAAAAGTTCTTTAATTACAAGGTTCAAAATAATGGCTCATCTTGACATCTCAGAAAGAAGACTACCGCAGGATGGAAGAATCAAGTTAAAAATTTCTGGTAAAGAGGTTGACTTCAGAGTATCAACTCTTCCCATTATTTATGGAGAAAAAGTTGTTTTAAGAGTTCTTGAAAAAAGTTCTTTGCAACTTGATTTAACAAAATTAGGATTTGAAGAAATCTCATTGAAATTTTTTAGTGAAGCCCTTGCAAAACCATATGGAATGATACTTGTTACAGGTCCTACAGGTTCTGGGAAAACAACAACCCTTTATTCAGCTTTGATGAAACTAAACAAACCTGGTGTTAATATAATGACTGTTGAAGATCCTGTTGAATACAGCTTTCCGGGAATTAATCAGGTTCAGGTAAAGGAAGATATAGGACTTACTTTTGCTTCTGCTCTAAGAGCATTCCTCAGACAAGACCCTGATATTATAATGGTTGGAGAAATAAGAGATTTTGAAACTGCGGAAATAGCTGTAAAAGCAGCACTTACAGGACACCTTGTTCTGAGCACGCTGCATACAAATGATGCTGCAAGTACAATAACAAGGCTTATAAATATGGGAATAGAACCTTTTTTGATATCTTCTTCTTTAATTCTAATTATAGCTCAAAGACTTGTAAGAAAACTCTGTTCCCATTGCAAAAAAGAAGAAAAATACTCAAAAGAAAATCTTATAAAAATTGGCTTTCCTGAAGACTTGACAGAACAAATTAAAATTTACAGTCCTCAGGGTTGTCCTGAATGTAATAATACAGGATATTCAGGAAGAATTGCTTTATACGAAGTTATGCCTATAAAAGAGGAAATAAAAGAGCTTATCTTAACAGGTGCGCCTGCAACAGAGATAAAAAAAGAAGCAGTAAAACTTGGAATGATAACATTGAGACAGAGTGGAATTAACAAAATTATACAAGGAATTACGTCAGTGGATGAAGTCATGAAAATAACTTTTGAGGACTAA